Proteins encoded together in one Megalops cyprinoides isolate fMegCyp1 chromosome 20, fMegCyp1.pri, whole genome shotgun sequence window:
- the LOC118795732 gene encoding transcription factor HES-1-like: protein MPADMMEKNSSSPVAATPASMNTTPDKPKTASEHRKSSKPIMEKRRRARINESLGQLKTLILDALKKDSSRHSKLEKADILEMTVKHLRNLQRVQMTAALNTDPSVLGKYRAGFSECMNEVTRFLSTCEGVNTEVRTRLLGHLASCMSQINAINYSTQHQIPAGPPHPAFSQPMVQIPGASPQLNGVPCKGGSAVGLPSDAAKLYGGFQLVPATDGQFAFLIPNAAFATNGPVIPVYANNVSTAIPAAVSPGAPSVTADSVWRPW from the exons ATGCCAGCCGATATGATGGAGAAAAACAGCTCCTCGCCCGTTGCTGCCACTCCGGCAAGCATGAACACGACTCCCGACAAACCGAAGACGGCTTCGGAGCACAGAAAG TCTTCTAAACCAATTATGGAAAAGCGAAGAAGAGCAAGAATCAACGAAAGCTTGGGCCAGCTGAAAACATTGATCTTGGACGCACTGAAAAAAGAT AGTTCCAGACACTCAAAACTGGAAAAAGCGGACATTCTTGAAATGACAGTAAAGCACCTCCGCAACCTACAGAGAGTGCAGATGACTG CTGCCCTGAATACAGATCCCTCTGTTCTTGGCAAGTACCGAGCGGGATTCAGCGAGTGTATGAATGAAGTCACGCGGTTCCTATCCACCTGCGAAGGGGTTAACACCGAGGTCAGAACGCGGCTCCTCGGGCACTTGGCCAGCTGCATGTCGCAAATCAACGCCATCAACTACTCCACCCAGCACCAGATCCCCGCCGGCCCACCTCATCCGGCGTTCAGCCAGCCCATGGTGCAGATTCCCGGCGCTTCTCCGCAGCTGAACGGGGTGCCTTGCAAGGGTGGCTCGGCGGTCGGTTTACCATCAGATGCCGCTAAATTGTATGGCGGGTTCCAGCTTGTACCGGCGACGGACGGGCAGTTCGCGTTTCTGATTCCTAACGCTGCCTTCGCAACCAATGGACCAGTTATCCCAGTGTACGCCAACAATGTCAGCACAGCGATTCCAGCGGCGGTTTCCCCTGGAGCCCCCTCAGTGACCGCCGACTCAGTGTGGAGGCCGTGGTAG